The following coding sequences lie in one Neosynechococcus sphagnicola sy1 genomic window:
- a CDS encoding bestrophin family ion channel: protein MRGSILPAVFPRALLCGVLGILISIVHIGGIQIEIPALGNVVPSVVLGLLLVFRTNTAYERFWEGRKAWGDLINTVRNLARQIWVFVEEQEEGDHEKKSPESKVIGRVFRCDEATFAP from the coding sequence ATGAGGGGATCAATCCTTCCGGCTGTTTTCCCCCGAGCGTTGCTTTGTGGTGTATTGGGGATTCTGATCTCAATTGTTCATATCGGGGGAATCCAGATTGAGATACCCGCTCTAGGGAATGTCGTTCCCAGCGTGGTTCTGGGCTTACTCCTTGTCTTTCGCACCAACACCGCCTACGAACGATTTTGGGAGGGTCGCAAAGCCTGGGGTGACCTGATTAACACGGTACGAAATCTGGCTCGCCAAATTTGGGTGTTCGTTGAGGAACAGGAGGAAGGAGATCATGAAAAAAAAAGCCCTGAATCTAAGGTTATTGGTCGCGTTTTCCGTTGCGATGAAGCTACATTTGCGCCATGA
- a CDS encoding GldG family protein, which produces MRSVKILPAHWPSLRSLFWTGPVLLVMGLSAGFVSGTWGPIVLGLLTPGMFICSLWLWFQVTGQRFWSQRSTQVGGNALVATLAVLVILGLVNFLGVRYDTRIDLTEKQLFTLSPQSQQVVKELKQPVKVWVFSGQLTSPDRSLLENFHRQNPTQFSFEVVDPQAQPALVQKFDVKEFGDVFLESGKRRQFLQSVRENRLSESKLVNALAQLNNGRQTQVYFLQGHGEHSLESGQGAFSAAVKALEAKSILSKPLNLAVTGKVPGDASVVVVAGPQQTLLEGEAKALEAYLKQGGNLLLLIDPNTNPGLETLLKSWGVTLDNAIAIDASGRGQLVGLNPAAPLVTHYGDSPITRDFGNNTSFYPLARPLEITPVDGVKSTPLLLTNEQSWAETDLQSQDLKFDANADRRGPLILGVALSRPATSSSSPSPAAKPGATPSPQKPESRLVVIGNSQFAMDGLFDRVLNGDVFLNSVTWLGQQHDSILSIRPKEDANRRLTITTEQGRLLSLLALGVLPLLAFGTATFLWWQRR; this is translated from the coding sequence ATGCGCTCTGTGAAGATCCTTCCAGCCCATTGGCCGTCTCTTCGGTCTCTCTTCTGGACTGGGCCTGTGTTGTTGGTCATGGGCTTATCTGCTGGCTTTGTCTCTGGTACCTGGGGGCCTATCGTCCTAGGTCTACTGACACCTGGGATGTTTATCTGTAGCCTATGGCTCTGGTTCCAGGTGACGGGGCAGCGCTTTTGGAGCCAACGTTCTACCCAGGTGGGGGGCAATGCCCTGGTGGCAACCTTGGCAGTTTTAGTGATTCTGGGTTTGGTCAACTTTCTAGGGGTTCGGTACGACACTCGCATTGACTTGACCGAAAAGCAATTGTTCACCCTCTCTCCCCAATCACAACAGGTTGTCAAAGAGCTGAAGCAACCCGTAAAAGTCTGGGTGTTTAGTGGGCAATTGACATCCCCCGATCGATCACTGTTAGAAAACTTTCATCGTCAGAACCCGACACAATTTAGCTTTGAAGTCGTTGATCCTCAAGCTCAACCGGCTCTGGTGCAGAAGTTTGATGTCAAAGAATTCGGTGACGTGTTTTTGGAATCGGGCAAGCGGCGGCAGTTTTTGCAGTCCGTGCGGGAAAATCGTCTGTCTGAGTCCAAACTGGTCAATGCTCTGGCACAACTGAATAATGGTCGTCAGACCCAGGTCTATTTCCTCCAAGGTCATGGCGAGCATTCCCTTGAATCGGGGCAAGGTGCGTTCTCAGCGGCAGTCAAAGCCCTAGAAGCCAAAAGTATTCTCAGTAAACCGCTGAATTTGGCCGTCACGGGCAAGGTTCCAGGGGATGCCTCGGTGGTAGTGGTCGCTGGCCCCCAGCAAACGTTATTAGAGGGGGAAGCCAAAGCTCTGGAAGCCTATCTGAAGCAGGGGGGAAATTTACTGTTGTTAATTGACCCCAATACCAATCCAGGCTTAGAGACCCTGCTCAAAAGCTGGGGAGTAACCTTAGACAATGCCATTGCCATTGATGCCTCGGGGAGGGGGCAGTTGGTGGGGTTGAATCCAGCGGCTCCCCTGGTGACCCATTATGGAGATAGCCCGATTACCCGCGATTTTGGCAATAACACCTCGTTTTATCCCCTGGCAAGACCCCTGGAAATCACCCCCGTTGATGGCGTCAAATCCACTCCTCTATTGCTGACGAATGAGCAGAGTTGGGCAGAAACGGATCTCCAAAGTCAGGACTTGAAATTTGATGCCAATGCCGATCGCCGGGGGCCTTTGATCTTGGGGGTGGCCCTCAGTCGTCCGGCAACTTCCTCTTCCTCCCCCAGTCCAGCAGCAAAACCAGGGGCGACCCCCAGTCCCCAGAAACCCGAGTCCCGCTTGGTGGTAATTGGCAATTCACAATTTGCCATGGATGGGCTGTTTGATCGAGTTTTAAATGGAGATGTGTTTTTGAACTCGGTAACCTGGCTAGGTCAACAGCACGACAGTATCCTTTCAATTCGACCCAAAGAGGATGCCAATCGACGACTGACGATTACTACCGAACAGGGACGCCTATTGAGTTTACTGGCCCTGGGGGTGCTGCCCCTGCTAGCCTTTGGGACGGCAACGTTTCTGTGGTGGCAACGCCGTTAG
- a CDS encoding bestrophin family protein has translation MKKKALNLRLLVAFSVAMKLHLRHEAVDAEVEALVPPEHFLQLQASACPPLRIAVWIEDYLQQQYQTGRVYIYQSTQLNSLLGRMVDTLGVCERILRTPMPLAYNIHLKQLLLIYCFLMPLGIVHELELLTGPLVFLVSFMLFGVEEIGLEIENPFGHDDNDLRLDAICKTMHHNIEEMILTTPNAPKLICDRIRPGWAAKTWETAIEE, from the coding sequence ATGAAAAAAAAAGCCCTGAATCTAAGGTTATTGGTCGCGTTTTCCGTTGCGATGAAGCTACATTTGCGCCATGAAGCGGTCGATGCTGAAGTGGAGGCACTGGTGCCCCCTGAACATTTTTTGCAACTGCAAGCATCAGCCTGCCCACCGCTCCGCATTGCAGTCTGGATTGAGGATTATCTCCAGCAGCAGTATCAAACTGGACGAGTCTACATTTACCAATCCACTCAACTCAACTCGCTTCTAGGCAGGATGGTGGATACCCTGGGGGTCTGTGAACGGATCTTGAGAACACCCATGCCCCTAGCCTATAACATTCATCTGAAACAGTTGTTGCTGATTTACTGCTTTTTGATGCCCTTAGGGATTGTGCACGAACTAGAGTTGTTGACGGGGCCACTGGTCTTTTTAGTCAGCTTTATGTTGTTTGGCGTTGAAGAAATCGGCCTCGAAATTGAGAACCCGTTCGGTCATGATGACAATGATTTGCGGCTGGATGCAATTTGCAAAACCATGCACCATAACATTGAAGAAATGATACTAACAACACCCAATGCACCTAAGTTGATCTGCGATCGCATCCGTCCTGGGTGGGCAGCTAAAACTTGGGAAACGGCGATTGAAGAATGA